A genomic segment from Glycine max cultivar Williams 82 chromosome 1, Glycine_max_v4.0, whole genome shotgun sequence encodes:
- the LOC100808008 gene encoding HVA22-like protein k codes for MALLGSNITSEVGLRLLLCPLGSNVVIRTACCTVGVAMPVYTTFKAIESKDQDAQHRCLLYWAAYGSFSLVEVFTDKLISWCPMYYHLKFAFLVWLQLPTTSGAKQIYANHLRPFLSRHQARVDQVLGFAYCEVIKLVSSYQAEIQFVRSMVVKITGSADQMLRGNAESDNRSPQHSSPEDPASDAETDQNHNH; via the exons ATGGCTCTCCTCGGATCAAACATAACAAGCGAA GTTGGACTCCGATTGCTCCTTTGTCCACTTGGTTCCAACGTTGTAATTAGAACAGCATG CTGTACTGTCGGAGTTGCTATGCCTGTGTACACTACGTTCAAGGCAATAGAAAGTAAAGATCAAGATGCTCAACATAGGTGTCTTCTCTACTGGGCAG cCTATGGTTCATTCAGCCTTGTTGAAGTGTTCACAGACAAGCTTATTTCTTG GTGTCCTATGTACTATCACctgaagtttgcatttcttgtttGGCTTCAACTTCCAACTACCAGT GGAGCAAAACAAATATATGCAAACCACTTGCGCCCCTTTTTGTCGAGGCATCAAGCACGAGTTGATCAAGTCTTGGGTTTTGCATATTGTGAAGTG ATAAAACTTGTCAGTTCATACCAAGCAGAGATCCAGTTTGTCAGGAGCATGGTAGTAAAGATAACTGGATCAG CGGATCAAATGTTGAGAGGCAATGCTGAATCAGATAATAGATCGCCGCAACATAGTTCACCCGAAGACCCTGCCTCTGATGCTGAAACGGACCAAAACCACAATCACTGA
- the LOC100808533 gene encoding G-box-binding factor 1 isoform X2 gives METGSFSELIWMGTDEESTAKVSKPSSTSSTKIPLAPSYPDWSSSVQAYYAPGVTPRAFFASTVASPTPHPYLWGSQPLIPPYGTPVPYPAIYPPGNVYAHPSMATTPSTTQNGTELLGKESDGKDRVSAKSSKGVSTNSGSKAGDNGKAGSGSGNDGVSQSAESGSEGSSDASDENTDQQESATNKKGSFDQMLVDGANARKNSVSTIPHSSVPGNPAVSMSPTSLNIGMDLWDASPAGAEAAKMRHNQSSASEAVTPPTIMGREVPLGEQWIQDDRELKKQKRKQSNRESARRSRLRKQAECEELQKRVESLRSENRILREELQRVSEECKKLTSENDSIKEELERMCGSEAIANLE, from the exons ATGGAAACAG GCAGTTTTTCTGAGCTGATCTGGATGGGAACTGATGAAGAAAGCACAGCTAAAGTTTCTAAACcatcttctacttcttctactAAG ATACCACTGGCACCTTCATATCCTGATTGGTCAAGCTCGGTGCAG GCTTACTATGCTCCTGGAGTCACACCACGTGCATTTTTTGCCTCAACTGTTGCTTCCCCAACTCCCCATCCTTATTTGTGGGGAAGCCAG CCTCTAATTCCACCATATGGTACTCCTGTTCCATATCCAGCTATATATCCTCCTGGGAATGTCTATGCTCATCCAAGCATGGCAACG ACCCCAAGCACCACACAGAATGGTACAGAGTTATTAGGAAAGGAGTCTGATGGAAAAGATCGGGTTTCTGCCAAAAGTTCGAAGGGTGTGTCTACAAACAGTGGTTCCAAAGCAGGAGACAATGGAAAGGCAGGCTCAGGTTCTGGAAATGATGGTGTCTCACAAAG TGCTGAAAGTGGTTCAGAGGGATCTTCAGATGCTAGTGATGAGAATACTGACCAACAG GAATCAGCTACAAACAAGAAAGGGAGTTTTGACCAAATGCTTGTTGATG GAGCCAATGCACGGAAGAATTCTGTGAGCACCATTCCTCATTCTTCAGTACCTGGAAATCCCGCTGTCTCAATGTCTCCAACTAGTCTTAATATTGGAATGGACTTGTGGGACGCATCTCCTGCTGGTGCCGAAGCTGCAAAAATGAGACATAATCAGTCTTCTGCCTCAGAAGCTGTTACTCCTCCAACCATAATGGGACGTGAAGTCCCGCTTGGTGAACAATGGATACAA gaCGATCGTGAACTaaagaaacagaaaaggaaacagTCTAATAGGGAGTCTGCTAGGAGGTCAAGGCTACGCAAGCAG GCTGAGTGTGAAGAGTTACAAAAGAGGGTGGAGTCTCTGAGAAGTGAGAATCGAATTCTCAGAGAAGAGCTTCAGAGAGTATCTGAAGAATGCAAGAAACTTACATCTGAAAATGATTCCATCAAG GAAGAGTTAGAACGAATGTGTGGTTCAGAAGCAATTGCTAATCTTGAATGA
- the LOC100808533 gene encoding G-box-binding factor 1 isoform X1, with product METGSFSELIWMGTDEESTAKVSKPSSTSSTKIPLAPSYPDWSSSVQAYYAPGVTPRAFFASTVASPTPHPYLWGSQQPLIPPYGTPVPYPAIYPPGNVYAHPSMATTPSTTQNGTELLGKESDGKDRVSAKSSKGVSTNSGSKAGDNGKAGSGSGNDGVSQSAESGSEGSSDASDENTDQQESATNKKGSFDQMLVDGANARKNSVSTIPHSSVPGNPAVSMSPTSLNIGMDLWDASPAGAEAAKMRHNQSSASEAVTPPTIMGREVPLGEQWIQDDRELKKQKRKQSNRESARRSRLRKQAECEELQKRVESLRSENRILREELQRVSEECKKLTSENDSIKEELERMCGSEAIANLE from the exons ATGGAAACAG GCAGTTTTTCTGAGCTGATCTGGATGGGAACTGATGAAGAAAGCACAGCTAAAGTTTCTAAACcatcttctacttcttctactAAG ATACCACTGGCACCTTCATATCCTGATTGGTCAAGCTCGGTGCAG GCTTACTATGCTCCTGGAGTCACACCACGTGCATTTTTTGCCTCAACTGTTGCTTCCCCAACTCCCCATCCTTATTTGTGGGGAAGCCAG cAGCCTCTAATTCCACCATATGGTACTCCTGTTCCATATCCAGCTATATATCCTCCTGGGAATGTCTATGCTCATCCAAGCATGGCAACG ACCCCAAGCACCACACAGAATGGTACAGAGTTATTAGGAAAGGAGTCTGATGGAAAAGATCGGGTTTCTGCCAAAAGTTCGAAGGGTGTGTCTACAAACAGTGGTTCCAAAGCAGGAGACAATGGAAAGGCAGGCTCAGGTTCTGGAAATGATGGTGTCTCACAAAG TGCTGAAAGTGGTTCAGAGGGATCTTCAGATGCTAGTGATGAGAATACTGACCAACAG GAATCAGCTACAAACAAGAAAGGGAGTTTTGACCAAATGCTTGTTGATG GAGCCAATGCACGGAAGAATTCTGTGAGCACCATTCCTCATTCTTCAGTACCTGGAAATCCCGCTGTCTCAATGTCTCCAACTAGTCTTAATATTGGAATGGACTTGTGGGACGCATCTCCTGCTGGTGCCGAAGCTGCAAAAATGAGACATAATCAGTCTTCTGCCTCAGAAGCTGTTACTCCTCCAACCATAATGGGACGTGAAGTCCCGCTTGGTGAACAATGGATACAA gaCGATCGTGAACTaaagaaacagaaaaggaaacagTCTAATAGGGAGTCTGCTAGGAGGTCAAGGCTACGCAAGCAG GCTGAGTGTGAAGAGTTACAAAAGAGGGTGGAGTCTCTGAGAAGTGAGAATCGAATTCTCAGAGAAGAGCTTCAGAGAGTATCTGAAGAATGCAAGAAACTTACATCTGAAAATGATTCCATCAAG GAAGAGTTAGAACGAATGTGTGGTTCAGAAGCAATTGCTAATCTTGAATGA
- the LOC100780895 gene encoding vicilin-like seed storage protein At2g18540, with the protein MEPRKASPLSWVLIFFLSISLSGVKVLSEEQHHAKSQEGPVVERDQRRTLLVTEFGEITAIDIKEGQKELPYHLRFITLEPNSLFLPVLLHADMVFYVHTGSGKLTWANDDGTSTIRLREGDVCSLKEGSVFYIQSNLEAERRKLRIYAMFTNTDDNTYDPSIGAYSRINELVKGFDTKIMQAALKVPEDLIEAIINKTETPAIVHAVPEKRNILQELEASFLKNFLGIGSNSKKLKTYNIFDHDPDFKNPNGWSTAVTKKQLKSLKRTNIGFLMVNLAMGSILGPHWNPKATELVVGVDGGGMVRVVCGSSNEDETECQNMRFKVKEGDAFLVPRFHPMAQMSFNDGPFVFLGFSTSAKKNHPQFLAGKGSVLHILDKRILATSFGVSNRTIDQLLRSPEDSIIFGCSSCAEEEEKIMKDEEENRKREEEEKEKKKEEEEEKRKREEEEERKREEEEDEKKRRREEEEEEKKKEEEEEKRKREEEEAKRQQEEREKKREEEEARREKEREREEEAEREQEQAKREAEAAAQREQEQAKREQERRERRRQEEEDEEEPTRWERRGRREKGKSPEGVEWEQEEARRQQAESDRQVEEQSHRNSFEGRRALKIRNV; encoded by the exons ATGGAGCCTCGCAAAGCTTCACCATTATCGTGGGTCTTGATCTTCTTCCTTAGCATTTCCTTGAGTGGAGTTAAGGTATTAAGTGAAGAGCAGCACCATGCCAAATCTCAAGAAGGACCTGTGGTGGAAAGGGATCAAAGGAGGACATTACTTGTCACTGAATTCGGAGAGATCACTGCCATTGACATCAAGGAAGGACAAAAGGAACTGCCCTACCATCTTCGGTTCATCACATTGGAGCCAAACTCGCTATTTCTCCCTGTGCTTCTCCATGCAGATATGGTCTTTTATGTTCATACAG GGAGTGGAAAGCTGACTTGGGCAAATGATGATGGTACTAGTACGATTCGTTTACGCGAAGGAGATGTCTGCAGTCTCAAGGAAGGATCTGTTTTCTATATACAGAGCAACCTAGAGGCTGAGAGAAGGAAACTTAGGATTTATGCAATGTTTACCAATACGGACGACAATACTTAC GATCCATCAATCGGTGCTTACTCAAGGATCAATGAACTGGTCAAAGGCTTTGATACGAAAATCATGCAAGCAGCTTTAAAG GTGCCGGAAGATTTGATTGAAGCAATCATTAACAAGACGGAGACTCCAGCTATAGTGCATGCAGTTCCAGAGAAGCGGAATATCCTCCAGGAGCTGGAGGCTTCGTTTCTTAAGAACTTTTTAGGCATTGGGTCCAACTCCAAGAAACTCAAAACATACAACATCTTTGATCATGACCCTGACTTCAAAAATCCCAATGGTTGGAGCACAGCAGTGACCAAAAAGCAACTAAAGTCATTGAAGCGGACCAACATTGGATTTCTGATGGTGAATTTGGCCATG GGATCAATATTGGGGCCTCATTGGAACCCGAAGGCAACAGAGTTGGTAGTGGGAGTAGATGGGGGAGGCATGGTCCGAGTAGTATGTGGAAGCAGCAATGAAGATGAGACAGAATGCCAAAACATGAGGTTTAAGGTTAAGGAAGGTGATGCTTTTCTGGTGCCTAGGTTTCATCCAATGGCTCAGATGTCATTCAATGATGGACCATTTGTTTTTCTCGGCTTCAGCACTTCAGCAAAGAAAAACCATCCTCAATTTTTGGCGGGAAAGGGGTCAGTGCTTCATATTCTAGACAAAAGGATACTGGCTACCTCTTTCGGTGTGAGTAACAGAACCATTGACCAGCTTCTGCGTTCTCCCGAGGATTCCATCATTTTTGGGTGCAGTTCCTGTGCAGAGGAAGAGGAGAAGATAATGAAGGATGAGGAAGAGAATAGAAAGAGAGAGGaggaagagaaggagaagaagaaggaagaggaggaagagaagagaaagagagaggaggaagaggagagaaagagagaggaggaagaggacgagaagaagagaaggagagaggaggaagaggaggagaagaagaaggaagaggaggaagagaagagaaagagagaggaggAAGAGGCTAAAAGGCAACAAGAAGAGAGGGAAAAGAAGCGAGAGGAGGAGGAAGctaggagagagaaagaaagggaaagagaAGAGGAGGCAGAAAGGGAGCAAGAACAAGCTAAAAGAGAAGCAGAAGCAGCAGCACAGAGGGAACAAGAACAAGCTAAAAGAGAGCAAGAAAGGAGAGAAAGGAGAcggcaagaagaagaagatgaagaagaaccaACACGGTGggagagaagaggaagaagagagaaggGGAAAAGTCCAGAAGGAGTAGAATGGGAGCAAGAAGAAGCCAGGAGACAGCAAGCAGAGAGTGATAGACAAGTGGAAGAGCAAAGCCACAGGAACAGCTTTGAAGGAAGGAGAGCTTTGAAAATAAGGAACGTTTGA
- the LOC100808533 gene encoding G-box-binding factor 1 isoform X3, translating to MGTDEESTAKVSKPSSTSSTKIPLAPSYPDWSSSVQAYYAPGVTPRAFFASTVASPTPHPYLWGSQQPLIPPYGTPVPYPAIYPPGNVYAHPSMATTPSTTQNGTELLGKESDGKDRVSAKSSKGVSTNSGSKAGDNGKAGSGSGNDGVSQSAESGSEGSSDASDENTDQQESATNKKGSFDQMLVDGANARKNSVSTIPHSSVPGNPAVSMSPTSLNIGMDLWDASPAGAEAAKMRHNQSSASEAVTPPTIMGREVPLGEQWIQDDRELKKQKRKQSNRESARRSRLRKQAECEELQKRVESLRSENRILREELQRVSEECKKLTSENDSIKEELERMCGSEAIANLE from the exons ATGGGAACTGATGAAGAAAGCACAGCTAAAGTTTCTAAACcatcttctacttcttctactAAG ATACCACTGGCACCTTCATATCCTGATTGGTCAAGCTCGGTGCAG GCTTACTATGCTCCTGGAGTCACACCACGTGCATTTTTTGCCTCAACTGTTGCTTCCCCAACTCCCCATCCTTATTTGTGGGGAAGCCAG cAGCCTCTAATTCCACCATATGGTACTCCTGTTCCATATCCAGCTATATATCCTCCTGGGAATGTCTATGCTCATCCAAGCATGGCAACG ACCCCAAGCACCACACAGAATGGTACAGAGTTATTAGGAAAGGAGTCTGATGGAAAAGATCGGGTTTCTGCCAAAAGTTCGAAGGGTGTGTCTACAAACAGTGGTTCCAAAGCAGGAGACAATGGAAAGGCAGGCTCAGGTTCTGGAAATGATGGTGTCTCACAAAG TGCTGAAAGTGGTTCAGAGGGATCTTCAGATGCTAGTGATGAGAATACTGACCAACAG GAATCAGCTACAAACAAGAAAGGGAGTTTTGACCAAATGCTTGTTGATG GAGCCAATGCACGGAAGAATTCTGTGAGCACCATTCCTCATTCTTCAGTACCTGGAAATCCCGCTGTCTCAATGTCTCCAACTAGTCTTAATATTGGAATGGACTTGTGGGACGCATCTCCTGCTGGTGCCGAAGCTGCAAAAATGAGACATAATCAGTCTTCTGCCTCAGAAGCTGTTACTCCTCCAACCATAATGGGACGTGAAGTCCCGCTTGGTGAACAATGGATACAA gaCGATCGTGAACTaaagaaacagaaaaggaaacagTCTAATAGGGAGTCTGCTAGGAGGTCAAGGCTACGCAAGCAG GCTGAGTGTGAAGAGTTACAAAAGAGGGTGGAGTCTCTGAGAAGTGAGAATCGAATTCTCAGAGAAGAGCTTCAGAGAGTATCTGAAGAATGCAAGAAACTTACATCTGAAAATGATTCCATCAAG GAAGAGTTAGAACGAATGTGTGGTTCAGAAGCAATTGCTAATCTTGAATGA
- the LOC100809616 gene encoding homeobox-leucine zipper protein ATHB-40, whose protein sequence is MNHRQPFQDHMMLMSQLLPADAYTQIIAQQGDTKKPRRRRNKKNKGGENAASEANKKRKLSDDQVNLLEQNFGNEHKLESERKDRLAMELGLDPRQVAVWFQNRRARWKNKKLEEEYSNLKKNHEATLLEKCRLETEVLKLKEQLSEAEKEIQRLLESAERVPSNSSSSSQSQSMEAVDPPFFGEFGVDGYEDDVFYVPEIHYINGMEWINLYM, encoded by the exons ATGAATCATCGACAACCTTTCCAAGACCACATGATGCTCATGTCTCAGTTACTCCCTGCTGATGCATACACTCAAATTATTGCTCAACAAG GAGACACTAAGAAGCCAAGACGCCGTCGTAACAAGAAGAACAAAGGAGGAGAAAACGCTGCCTCGGAAGCCAACAAGAAGAGGAAGCTTAGTGATGACCAAGTTAATCTCCTTGAACAAAACTTTGGAAATGAACACAAACTTGAGTCCGAGAGAAAGGACAGGCTGGCAATGGAGCTTGGTTTGGACCCTCGACAAGTTGCTGTGTGGTTTCAAAACAGAAGAGCTCGTTGGAAGAACAAAAAGTTGGAAGAAGAGTACTCcaaccttaaaaaaaatcatgaagcCACCTTGCTCGAGAAATGTCGCCTAGAGACTGAG GTGTTGAAGCTCAAAGAGCAACTTTctgaggcagagaaagagattcaGAGGCTGCTAGAGAGTGCTGAGAGAGTCCCAAGCAACAGTTCTAGTTCGTCACAGTCACAGTCAATGGAAGCGGTGGACCCACCATTCTTTGGAGAATTTGGAGTTGATGGATATGAGGATGATGTGTTTTACGTGCCTGAGATCCATTACATCAACGGCATGGAATGGATTAATCTGTATATGTAA
- the LOC100807470 gene encoding scarecrow-like protein 15: MRVPVPSSPQANPKPTNNVVRTIALPNLNNSTTPPTGLCYEPTSVLDLCRSPSPGTEKPTTDHSVLVTNSQDYLDLEDHALHNLDWDSIMKDLGLHDDSATPVLKTFLHPDDDDDDDNNNNPSCDDFTLFDHALEFTTLSDIYSNQNFAFDFNHLPHDFNHLNGFDFIEELIRAADCFDTKQLHVAQLILERLNQRLRSPVGKPLHRAAFYLKEALQSLLSGSNRTPRISSLVEIVHSIRTFKAFSGISPIPMFSIFTTNQIVLDHAASSFMHVIDFDIGLGIQYASLMKEIAEKAADSPVLRITAVVPEEYAVESTLVRDNLAQFALDLRIRVQVEFVPLRTFENLSFKAVKFVNGENTAVLLSPAIFRHLGNAAAFLADVRRISPSVVVFVDGEGWAETATASAASFRRGVVSSLEYYSMMLESLDASTVGGGGEWVRRIEMMQLRPKILAAVESAWRRVPPWREAFYGAGMRPVQLSQFADFQAECLLAKSQIRGFHVAKRQNELVLFWHDRAIVATSAWRC; the protein is encoded by the coding sequence ATGAGAGTTCCCGTTCCCTCATCCCCACAGGCCAACCCAAAACCCACCAATAACGTTGTCCGTACCATTGCCCTTCCCAACCTCAACAATAGCACCACGCCCCCCACGGGCCTGTGCTACGAGCCCACTTCTGTCCTTGACCTGTGCCGGAGCCCGAGCCCGGGCACCGAAAAGCCCACCACCGATCACTCCGTTCTCGTCACCAACTCCCAAGACTATCTCGACCTGGAAGACCATGCGTTGCACAACTTGGACTGGGACTCCATCATGAAGGACTTGGGCTTACACGACGACTCCGCCACCCCCGTTTTGAAAACTTTTCTCCACcccgacgacgacgacgacgacgacaacaacaacaacccatCATGCGACGACTTCACACTCTTCGACCACGCGCTTGAATTCACCACTCTCTCCGACATCTACTCCAACCAAAACTTCGCTTTCGATTTCAACCACTTGCCTCACGACTTCAACCACCTCAACGGCTTCGATTTCATCGAAGAGCTCATCCGCGCCGCCGACTGCTTCGACACCAAGCAGTTACACGTGGCGCAACTGATATTGGAGCGGCTCAATCAACGACTACGATCGCCCGTCGGAAAACCACTCCATCGCGCAGCGTTTTACCTCAAAGAAGCTCTCCAGAGTCTTCTCTCCGGTTCGAACCGGACTCCGAGGATTTCATCCCTGGTGGAAATCGTGCACAGTATCAGAACCTTCAAGGCCTTTTCGGGAATTTCGCCGATCCCAATGTTCTCGATCTTCACCACCAATCAAATAGTTCTGGATCACGCGGCGAGCTCCTTCATGCACGTCATCGACTTCGACATCGGTCTTGGGATCCAATACGCTTCCCTAATGAAGGAGATTGCGGAGAAGGCGGCGGATTCGCCGGTGCTCCGAATCACCGCCGTCGTTCCGGAAGAATACGCCGTCGAGAGCACGCTCGTCCGCGACAACCTCGCGCAGTTCGCCCTAGATCTCAGGATCCGCGTGCAGGTCGAGTTCGTGCCGCTTCGAACCTTCGAGAATCTCTCCTTCAAGGCCGTGAAGTTCGTCAACGGGGAGAACACCGCCGTGCTCCTGTCGCCGGCGATTTTTCGCCACCTCGGCAACGCCGCCGCGTTCCTGGCGGACGTGCGGAGGATCTCGCCGAGCGTGGTGGTTTTTGTGGACGGCGAGGGGTGGGCGGAGACTGCCACGGCGTCGGCGGCGTCGTTCCGGCGCGGCGTTGTGAGCAGTTTGGAGTACTACTCGATGATGCTGGAGTCGCTGGACGCGTCGACGGTGGGAGGCGGAGGGGAGTGGGTGAGGAGAATCGAGATGATGCAGCTGCGGCCGAAGATTTTGGCGGCGGTGGAGAGTGCGTGGCGGCGGGTTCCGCCGTGGAGGGAGGCGTTTTACGGCGCCGGAATGAGGCCGGTGCAGTTAAGCCAGTTTGCGGATTTTCAAGCAGAGTGCCTGTTAGCGAAGTCTCAAATCAGAGGATTTCACGTGGCAAAACGCCAGAACGAACTGGTGCTTTTCTGGCATGATAGGGCCATTGTTGCCACGTCAGCATGGCGCTGTTAG
- the LOC100808533 gene encoding G-box-binding factor 1 isoform X4, giving the protein MGTDEESTAKVSKPSSTSSTKIPLAPSYPDWSSSVQAYYAPGVTPRAFFASTVASPTPHPYLWGSQPLIPPYGTPVPYPAIYPPGNVYAHPSMATTPSTTQNGTELLGKESDGKDRVSAKSSKGVSTNSGSKAGDNGKAGSGSGNDGVSQSAESGSEGSSDASDENTDQQESATNKKGSFDQMLVDGANARKNSVSTIPHSSVPGNPAVSMSPTSLNIGMDLWDASPAGAEAAKMRHNQSSASEAVTPPTIMGREVPLGEQWIQDDRELKKQKRKQSNRESARRSRLRKQAECEELQKRVESLRSENRILREELQRVSEECKKLTSENDSIKEELERMCGSEAIANLE; this is encoded by the exons ATGGGAACTGATGAAGAAAGCACAGCTAAAGTTTCTAAACcatcttctacttcttctactAAG ATACCACTGGCACCTTCATATCCTGATTGGTCAAGCTCGGTGCAG GCTTACTATGCTCCTGGAGTCACACCACGTGCATTTTTTGCCTCAACTGTTGCTTCCCCAACTCCCCATCCTTATTTGTGGGGAAGCCAG CCTCTAATTCCACCATATGGTACTCCTGTTCCATATCCAGCTATATATCCTCCTGGGAATGTCTATGCTCATCCAAGCATGGCAACG ACCCCAAGCACCACACAGAATGGTACAGAGTTATTAGGAAAGGAGTCTGATGGAAAAGATCGGGTTTCTGCCAAAAGTTCGAAGGGTGTGTCTACAAACAGTGGTTCCAAAGCAGGAGACAATGGAAAGGCAGGCTCAGGTTCTGGAAATGATGGTGTCTCACAAAG TGCTGAAAGTGGTTCAGAGGGATCTTCAGATGCTAGTGATGAGAATACTGACCAACAG GAATCAGCTACAAACAAGAAAGGGAGTTTTGACCAAATGCTTGTTGATG GAGCCAATGCACGGAAGAATTCTGTGAGCACCATTCCTCATTCTTCAGTACCTGGAAATCCCGCTGTCTCAATGTCTCCAACTAGTCTTAATATTGGAATGGACTTGTGGGACGCATCTCCTGCTGGTGCCGAAGCTGCAAAAATGAGACATAATCAGTCTTCTGCCTCAGAAGCTGTTACTCCTCCAACCATAATGGGACGTGAAGTCCCGCTTGGTGAACAATGGATACAA gaCGATCGTGAACTaaagaaacagaaaaggaaacagTCTAATAGGGAGTCTGCTAGGAGGTCAAGGCTACGCAAGCAG GCTGAGTGTGAAGAGTTACAAAAGAGGGTGGAGTCTCTGAGAAGTGAGAATCGAATTCTCAGAGAAGAGCTTCAGAGAGTATCTGAAGAATGCAAGAAACTTACATCTGAAAATGATTCCATCAAG GAAGAGTTAGAACGAATGTGTGGTTCAGAAGCAATTGCTAATCTTGAATGA